One genomic region from Prunus persica cultivar Lovell chromosome G3, Prunus_persica_NCBIv2, whole genome shotgun sequence encodes:
- the LOC18782335 gene encoding uncharacterized protein LOC18782335, whose product MAASSSLCNLFSFLNPSKLPSQPKTPPTQLPMLQTQKTRDGVAPLMAQGGPSAYGPSSSSVESVICPSLAYANTLFFKSAYNVQVIVDDNEPEERLLNRFRREVMRAGVIQETKRRRYFENKQDEKKRRTRDAAKRNKRSRRPFSRPFQQKPEVPETKKSDDDGDNWDLPQGDIPY is encoded by the exons ATGGCTGCCTCATCCTCTCTCTGCAACTTGTTCTCCTTCCTCAATCCCTCAAAGCTACCATCACAACCCAAAACCCCACCAACCCAGCTCCCTATGTTACAGACCCAGAAGACCAGAGATGGGGTGGCCCCACTGATGGCTCAAGGGGGTCCCTCTGCATATggcccttcttcttcttctgtagAGTCTGTGATATGCCCCTCTCTGGCTTATGCCAACACCCTCTTCTTTAAGTCGGCCTACAATGTGCAAGTTATTGTGGACGACAACGAACCCGAGGAGAGGCTGCTCAACAGGTTCAGGAGAGAGGTCATGAGGGCCGGTGTTATTCAAGAAACTAAGAGGAGGAGGTACTTTGAGAACAAGCAGGACGAGAAGAAGCGCAGGACGCGTGACGCTGCTAAGCGCAACAAAAGAAG CCGGCGTCCCTTTTCAAGACCTTTTCAGCAGAAGCCAGAAGTCCCTGAAACCAAGAAGAGCGATGATGACGGCGATAACTGGGATCTACCTCAAGGAGACATACCTTATTGA
- the LOC18783679 gene encoding heavy metal-associated isoprenylated plant protein 32, giving the protein MSESDGNTGFMSCQLKLDTSTPGWHKTMTKVLSKIKGLSYTIDAQAGIAHVSGTIEPDTLLKLLSKSGKHAELLRIDSGYKNQFYTAKPVANYRNGHGYGQGYYNNHDYGYYNPNGTGNSYPIATDPYHHQRYYPNYHERTPQPLSFPQPPPRMEIHPFYDPDTQCTIM; this is encoded by the exons ATGTCGGAGTCCGATGGCAATACTGGTTTCATG AGTTGTCAATTGAAATTGGATACCAGCACCCCTGGATGGCATAAGACCATGACCAAAGTTTTAAGCAAAATCAAGG GGTTGTCTTACACCATTGATGCACAAGCCGGGATTGCGCATGTTTCGGGCACAATCGAGCCGGACACCCTTCTCAAGTTATTATCAAAATCAGGGAAGCATGCAGAGCTGCTTAGGATTGACTCGGGATATAAGAATCAGTTCTACACGGCAAAGCCTGTTGCTAATTACAGAAATGGACATGGTTATGGGCAGGGTTATTATAATAATCATGATTATGGATATTATAATCCCAATGGAACAGGTAATTCCTACCCTATAGCAACAGATCCCTACCATCATCAACGGTACTACCCTAATTACCATGAGCGGACGCCACAACCCCTGAGTTTCCCACAGCCACCGCCGCGGATGGAGATTCACCCATTTTATGATCCGGACACCCAATGTACCATCATGTGA
- the LOC18781782 gene encoding F-box/kelch-repeat protein At3g27150 — MSNEKQMVGTEEESREFFNVVSCKKWVLASNVGDHSTTSFGVSSHTTPPEKVRILSETNPRVEGLSCHGLPSQQHRLDVGGSGSFGTAPFKPQDADYAIPPLIDEVEALILARVPRSKYHNFCSVNKRFLALLKSGELYKIRTELGIKEPSVFVSHYGEDTWWEFDRQFRSCRKLPILPSDTCFTTGDRESLCVGTHLIVSGKEMEGVVVWRYDMEANQWSKGPCMINPRCMFASASCGSYGYVAGGVGIASGWKAMNSAERYNPNTKSWEPLPDMKRKRRNCSGCYLANKFFVIGGKDWDGNDLKCVEAFDVEKNTWDLIPDMLEADWANLNNPSPPLIAVLANELYSLETSTNELKVYLKKSKSWKKLGVVPVRADATSGWGIAFKSLGDELLVIQSSSNEFAGPARICTCCPDPNAEELQWQVLEHGHTHPTRFIVNCSVMAA; from the coding sequence ATGTCAAACGAAAAACAAATGGTGGGCACTGAAGAAGAAAGCAGGGAGTTTTTTAATGTTGTGAGTTGTAAGAAATGGGTACTTGCGAGTAATGTTGGAGATCACTCCACTACTAGTTTTGGGGTTAGTTCACATACTACCCCACCAGAAAAGGTTAGGATACTATCTGAGACTAATCCTAGAGTTGAGGGCCTGAGCTGCCATGGATTGCCTTCCCAGCAGCACAGGCTTGATGTTGGTGGTTCCGGTTCCTTTGGAACTGCACCATTTAAACCCCAGGATGCAGATTATGCTATTCCTCCCCTCATTGATGAAGTGGAGGCTTTGATCTTGGCCAGGGTGCCTAGATCAAAGTACCATAACTTTTGTTCTGTAAACAAGCGCTTCTTGGCGCTTTTGAAGAGTGGTGAGCTCTACAAGATTAGGACTGAACTTGGGATTAAAGAGCCCTCAGTTTTTGTGTCACATTATGGGGAGGATAcatggtgggaatttgatagGCAATTCAGGTCTTGCAGGAAGCTCCCAATCTTACCGTCTGATACATGCTTCACAACCGGCGATAGGGAGTCTCTTTGTGTAGGGACCCATCTGATTGTGTCTGGGAAAGAGATGGAGGGTGTTGTTGTTTGGAGGTATGACATGGAAGCAAACCAGTGGTCCAAGGGTCCTTGTATGATCAATCCAAGATGTATGTTTGCCTCTGCCTCATGTGGTTCCTATGGGTATGTAGCCGGTGGAGTTGGAATTGCAAGTGGATGGAAAGCCATGAATTCTGCTGAGAGATACAATCCGAACACTAAATCTTGGGAACCCCTTCCAGATatgaagagaaagaggaggaaTTGCTCTGGCTGTTACTTGGCTAACAAGTTTTTTGTGATTGGAGGGAAAGACTGGGATGGAAATGATCTTAAGTGTGTTGAAGCCTTTGATGTGGAGAAGAACACATGGGATCTCATCCCAGACATGCTGGAAGCTGATTGGGCAAATCTAAATAACCCATCACCACCTCTTATTGCAGTACTGGCCAACGAGCTCTATTCTCTTGAAACTTCCACAAATGAGCTCAAGGTGTATTTGAAGAAAAGCAAGTCATGGAAGAAGTTGGGAGTTGTCCCAGTGAGAGCTGATGCTACTTCTGGATGGGGCATCGCGTTTAAGTCCCTGGGAGATGAGCTGCTTGTCATCCAATCTTCATCAAATGAGTTCGCCGGCCCTGCCCGCATATGCACTTGCTGCCCTGATCCAAATGCTGAGGAATTGCAATGGCAAGTTCTTGAACATGGCCACACCCACCCTACCCGCTTCATCGTTAATTGCTCCGTGATGGCTGCTTGA
- the LOC18784484 gene encoding 60S ribosomal protein L17-2: MVKYSREPDNPTKSCKARGSDLRVHFKNTRETAHAIRKMQLGKAKSYLEDVLAHKQAIPFRRFCRGVGRTAQAKNRQSNGQGRWPVKSANFILDLLKNAESNAEVKGLDVDSLYVSHIQVNQAQKQRRRTYRAHGRINPYMSSPCHIELVLSEKEEPVKKEPETQLAPRKSRKGQALHSGASS, encoded by the exons ATG GTGAAGTACTCGAGGGAGCCTGATAATCCAACCAAGT CCTGCAAGGCCAGGGGCTCGGATCTAAGAGTTCATTTCAAG AACACGAGAGAGACAGCCCATGCCATCCGGAAAATGCAGTTGGGAAAGGCCAAAAGTTACTTGGAAGATGTTTTGGCTCACAAGCAAGCCATTCCCTTCCGCCGCTTTTGCCGTGGTGTTGGTCGTACTGCTCAGGCGAAGAACCGCCAGTCGAATGGTCAAGGACGCTGGCCGGTTAAGTCTGCTAATTTCATTCTTGATTTGCTCAAGAATGCTGAGAGCAATGCTGAA GTGAAAGGGCTGGATGTGGATTCACTTTATGTCTCTCACATCCAGGTCAACCAGGCTCAGAAACAGAGACGCCGCACATATCGTGCTCATGGAAGAATAAATC CTTATATGTCATCTCCCTGCCATATCGAGTTGGTTTTGTCAGAGAAAGAAGAGCCAGTGAAGAAAGAG CCTGAAACTCAATTGGCTCCCAGGAAATCAAGGAAAGGCCAAGCACTACACAGCGGTGCTTCttcttga
- the LOC18784033 gene encoding uncharacterized protein At4g15970, whose product MGSPMSLRRLRDMKQSRYLPLIAFSALVLLCILLKNSSQPIATTHDVSLLNFQTNPESAELVEVLRRASMADRTIILTIVEEAWTGPGSVLDLFLESFRIGQETKWLLNHLIIVTVGRQAFQYCKSLHPHCFQLTPIGVSKPPTGEQLHKHSRDRHDLLHKVLQLGYNLVFTEVDVMWFRNPIPHFNPQDEVTIPCDLELKYGSNKQDRGLFYVKSNDISVEFFNYLKLVGVLYPNTPFESLCEIATDQEIMEMHGMRIKFLDKAYFGGFCQPLKNNSEVYTMQANCCEKIESKVHDLKLVLDDWNNFTGQSSNNSLGTLSSWRAPDKCIQ is encoded by the exons ATGGGATCTCCAATGTCCCTCCGTCGACTGAGAGATATGAAACAATCTCGGTATCTTCCTCTAATAGCTTTTTCAGCTCTAGTGCTCCTATGcatacttttgaaaaattcttcTCAACCAATTGCAACCACCCACGACGTATCgcttctcaattttcaaacg AACCCAGAAAGCGCAGAGTTGGTGGAAGTTTTGAGGAGAGCATCGATGGCAGACAGAACGATCATACTTACCATTGTTGAGGAAGCCTGGACTGGTCCTGGCTCTGTTCTTGATCTCTTCCTAGAGAGCTTTCGGATTGGCCAAGAGACCAAATGGCTCTTGAATCACTTGATCATTGTCACTGTAGGCAGGCAAGCATTTCAGTACTGCAAGTCCCTGCATCCCCATTGCTTCCAGCTCACACCAATTGGAGTATCGAAACCTCCTACCGGAGAGCAACTTCACAAGCACAGTCGGGATAGACATGACCTGCTACATAAAGTGCTTCAACTAGGCTACAATCTTGTTTTCACA GAGGTGGATGTTATGTGGTTCAGAAACCCAATACCACACTTCAACCCCCAAGATGAAGTCACAATTCCATGCGATCTCGAACTGAAATATGGAAGCAATAAACAGGATAGGGGGCTCTTTTATGTGAAATCAAATGATATATCAGTCGAATTCTTCAACTACTTGAAATTGGTCGGGGTCCTATACCCCAACACTCCTTTTGAATCTCTCTGTGAGATTGCAACAGATCAGGAGATTATGGAAATGCATGGAATGCGCATAAAATTTCTTGATAAAGCTtattttggtggattttgtcAGCCACTTAAGAACAATAGTGAAGTTTATACCATGCAAGCAAACTGCTGTGAAAAGATTGAAAGTAAGGTCCATGATCTAAAGCTTGTCCTAGATGATTGGAACAACTTCACAGGACAATCATCAAATAATAGCTTGGGGACATTGTCTTCATGGCGAGCCCCAGACAAATGCATCCAATAA
- the LOC18781766 gene encoding SWI/SNF complex component SNF12 homolog translates to MSLNNNNPSKNLGASSSPFGNAGMVAQSMPTNPTFPQSQAQAQIGAGFQAQFQLSQAQAIAHAQSKAQAHAQAQAQQAHAQFQAQLQAQALSLNQNQAAGIGNLGSSSPSFSTPGNASLKRFPQKPPVRPPSVSPTNMMSPMRTMELTPAARKKKQKLPDKQLQDKVATILPESALYTQLLEFEARVDAALARKKVDIQEALKSPPCIQKTLRIYVFNTFANQIRTIPKKPNAEPPTWTLKIVGRILEDGVDPDQPGVVQKSNPFYPKFSSFFKRVTISLDQRLYPENHIIMWENARSPAPHEGFEVKRKGDKEFTVNIRLEMNYAPEKFKLSQPLMEVLGIEVETRPRIIASIWHYVKARKLQNQNDPSFFNCDPPLQKVFGEEKMKFTMVSQKISQHLFPPQPIHLEHKIKLSGNSPAGTACYDVLVDVPFPIQRELSALLANSEKNKEIDTCDEAICAAIRKIHEHRRRRAFFLGFSQSPVEFINTLIESQNKDLKLVAGVASRSAEKERRSDFFHQPWVEDAVIRYLNRKPVAGSDAPGSM, encoded by the exons ATGTCTTTGAACAATAATAATCCATCTAAGAATCTTGGAGCCTCTTCATCGCCCTTTGGCAATGCCGGGATGGTAGCCCAATCTATGCCAACAAACCCTACATTTCCACAATCACAAGCTCAAGCACAAATCGGAGCTGGTTTCCAAGCTCAATTCCAGCTCTCCCAAGCTCAGGCTATTGCCCATGCTCAGTCAAAAGCTCAAGCACATGCCCAAGCTCAAGCTCAACAGGCTCACGCCCAATTCCAAGCTCAGTTACAAGCTCAGGCGCTATCCCTTAACCAGAACCAAGCAGCTGGCATTGGGAATTTAGGGTCGTCTTCACCCTCCTTTTCCACACCTGGAAATGCAAGTCTCAAGCGTTTCCCTCAAAAACCTCCAGTGCGCCCTCCTAGTGTTTCTCCTACAAACATGATGTCACCTATGAGAACCATGGAACTCACACCTGCTGCTCGTAAAAAGAAGCAGAAACTTCCTGATAAACAGCTACAAGACAAAGTAGCCACCATTCTGCCCGAATCTGCTTTGTACACCCAGCTGCTCGAGTTTGAGGCTCGTGTTGATGCTGCTCTTGCGAGAAAGAAAGTTGACATCCAAGAGGCCCTTAAAAGCCCTCCTTGCATTCAGAAAACGCTGCGCATTTATGTTTTTAACACTTTTGCCAATCAGATTCGCACAATTCCAAAGAAGCCAAATGCTGAGCCCCCTACTTGGACTCTGAAGATAGTTGGGAGGATCTTGGAGGATGGTGTTGATCCTGATCAGCCTGGAGTGGTCCAGAAATCAAATCCATTTTATCCGAAGTTCTCATCTTTCTTCAAGAGAGTAACCATTTCTTTGGACCAGAGACTATATCCTGAGAATCATATCATTATGTGGGAAAATGCTAGATCGCCTGCACCACATGAGGGATTTGAGGTGAAGAGAAAAGGGGACAAAGAATTTACTGTGAATATACGCTTGGAAATGAATTATGCACCAGAGAAGTTTAAGCTTTCGCAACCCTTGATGGAAGTTCTTGGTATTGAGGTCGAAACCCGTCCTAGAATAATAGCTTCAATCTGGCACTATGTGAAGGCTAGGAAATTGCAGAACCAAAATGACCCCTCTTTCTTTAACTGTGATCCACCTCTTCAGAAAGTATTCGGGgaagaaaagatgaaattcACCATGGTGTCGCAGAAGATATCTCAGCATTTGTTCCCCCCACAACCTATACATTTGGAACATAAGATAAAGCTTTCAGGGAATAGTCCGGCTGGAACTGCATGTTATGATGTGTTGGTTGACGTGCCCTTTCCAATTCAAAGGGAATTGTCTGCTCTTTTGGCCAACTCAGAGAAGAACAAAGAGATTGATACCTGTGATGAAGCAATATGTGCAGCTATAAGAAAAATCCATGAGCATCGTCGCAGACGAGCTTTTTTCCTTGGGTTTAGTCAATCACCTGTAGAATTTATCAATACATTGATAGAATCTCAAAACAAAGATTTAAAGCTTGTGGCTGGAGTAGCGAGCCGCAGTGCTGAGAAAGAGCGACGATCagattttttccaccaacCATG GGTTGAAGATGCTGTTATTCGCTATTTGAACCGTAAGCCAGTTGCAGGAAGTGATGCTCCTGGAAGCATGTGA